A portion of the Hoplias malabaricus isolate fHopMal1 chromosome 1, fHopMal1.hap1, whole genome shotgun sequence genome contains these proteins:
- the atp6v1ba gene encoding V-type proton ATPase subunit B, kidney isoform, giving the protein MATIFQNRPVDLNGPEAAARQHCEAVKRNYISQPRLTYSTVSGVNGPLVILDNVKFPRYAEIVHLTLPDGTRRSGQVLEVIGSKAVVQVFEGTSGIDAKKTACEFTGDILRTPVSEDMLGRVFNGSGKPIDRGPIVLAEDYLDIMGQPINPQCRIYPEEMIQTGISAIDGMNSIARGQKIPIFSAAGLPHNEIAAQICRQAGLVQKSKDVMDYSSDNFAIVFAAMGVNMETARFFKSDFEENGSMDNVCLFLNLANDPTIERIITPRLALTSAEYLAYQCEKHVLVILTDMSSYAEALREVSAAREEVPGRRGFPGYMYTDLATIYERAGRVEGRNGSITQIPILTMPNDDITHPIPDLTGYITEGQVYVDRQLHNRQIYPPINVLPSLSRLMKSAIGEGMTRKDHADVSNQLYACYAIGKDVQAMKAVVGEEALTSDDLLYLEFLQKFEKNFIAQGPYDNRTVFETLDIGWQLLRIFPKEMLKRIPQSTLAEFYPRESRHGTS; this is encoded by the exons cATATTCAACCGTGTCTGGGGTAAATGGTCCATTGGTCATTTTGGACAATGTCAAA TTTCCTCGTTATGCTGAGATCGTCCATCTCACCTTGCCTGATGGCACCAGGAGGAGTGGTCAGGTGTTAGAGGTTATTGGCAGCAAAGCTGTAGTTCAG GTATTTGAAGGGACCTCAGGGATCGATGCTAAGAAAACTGCATGCGAGTTCACAGGTGACATCCTGCGCACACCTGTGTCTGAAGACATGCTGG GACGTGTTTTTAATGGCTCTGGTAAACCCATAGATCGTGGCCCCATTGTACTAGCTGAAGATTACCTGGACATCATGG GTCAGCCAATCAACCCTCAGTGCCGTATTTATCCAGAGGAGATGATCCAAACTGGCATCTCTGCCATTGACGGCATGAACAGCATCGCCAGAGGCCAGAAAATTCCCATCTTCTCTGCTGCTGGACTTCCGCataatgag atTGCTGCTCAGATCTGTCGTCAGGCTGGTTTGGTGCAGAAGTCGAAGGACGTTATGGACTACAGTTCTGACAACTTCGCCATTGTCTTTGCTGCTATGGGA GTCAACATGGAGACTGCCCGTTTCTTCAAGTCTGATTTCGAGGAGAACGGATCCATGGACAACGTTTGTCTGTTCTTGAATCTGGCCAATGACCCCAC AATCGAGCGCATCATCACACCCCGTCTGGCCCTAACATCAGCAGAGTATTTGGCCTATCAGTGTGAGAAGCATGTGCTGGTCATCCTGACGGACATGAGCTCCTATGCTGAGGCTCTGAGAGAG GTGTCTGCTGCACGTGAGGAAGTGCCTGGTCGCCGTGGTTTCCCCGGTTACATGTACACTGATCTGGCCACAATCTATGAGAGAGCCGGACGAGTTGAGGGCCGCAACGGATCCATCACGCAGATCCCCATCCTCACCATGCCTAACGATG ATATCACTCATCCCATTCCTGATCTGACTGGTTACATCACGGAGGGTCAGGTGTATGTGGACAGGCAGCTACATAACAGACAG aTCTATCCTCCCATCAATGTGCTGCCCTCTCTGTCTCGTCTGATGAAGTCGGCCATCGGAGAGGGAATGACTCGCAAAGATCATGCAGATGTCTCCAACCAACTG tatgcCTGTTATGCTATTGGTAAAGATGTGCAGGCAATGAAGGCTGTGGTGGGAGAAGAAGCTTTGACATCTGATGACCTTCTGTATCTGGAGTTCTTGCAGAAGTTTGAGAAGAACTTCATTGCTCAAG GCCCATATGATAACAGGACGGTGTTTGAAACTCTGGACATTGGCTGGCAGCTGCTGCGTATCTTCCCTAAAGAAATGCTGAAGCGAATCCCTCAGAGCACACTGGCCGAGTTTTACCCAAGAGAGTCGCGCCACGGAACCTCCTAA